The proteins below are encoded in one region of Nocardioides marmorisolisilvae:
- a CDS encoding RNA polymerase sigma factor has translation MDEAEQVATVASVRSAVVGPPAPADWLGCLSGSGPVRDDAIRHLHALLVRAARHQVSRMSEARRLGTVTCEGIVQAAADEATVSVLARLSTFEGRSRFTTWAYKFGILHAAVEVRRTAWRGRDVALSSVPEPVARDMSPEEYVGARSLSAALARAMSEVLTPHQRRVAVALLVEGVPIDVLADRLGTNRNALYKTLHDARKRLRVELAAQGYLSEVARREEGS, from the coding sequence ATGGATGAGGCCGAGCAGGTGGCGACCGTCGCCTCGGTGCGCAGCGCCGTCGTCGGGCCGCCCGCGCCGGCGGATTGGCTGGGGTGCCTGAGCGGTTCCGGCCCGGTCCGCGACGACGCGATCCGGCACCTGCACGCCCTGTTGGTCCGGGCTGCACGCCATCAGGTCTCCCGGATGTCCGAGGCCCGCCGCCTCGGGACGGTCACGTGCGAGGGCATCGTCCAGGCGGCGGCCGACGAGGCCACGGTCTCCGTGCTGGCCCGGCTGTCGACCTTCGAGGGCCGCAGCAGGTTCACCACATGGGCCTACAAGTTCGGGATCCTGCACGCCGCGGTCGAGGTCCGTCGTACGGCGTGGCGGGGGCGCGACGTGGCGCTGTCGTCGGTGCCCGAGCCGGTCGCAAGGGACATGTCGCCCGAGGAGTACGTGGGTGCCCGCAGCCTGTCCGCGGCGCTGGCCCGAGCGATGTCGGAGGTGCTCACCCCGCACCAGCGCCGGGTGGCGGTAGCCCTGCTTGTCGAGGGCGTCCCCATCGACGTGCTCGCGGATCGACTGGGCACCAACCGGAACGCTCTCTACAAGACTTTGCACGACGCCCGGAAGCGACTCCGGGTGGAGCTCGCTGCGCAGGGCTACCTGTCCGAGGTGGCCCGACGAGAGGAGGGAAGCTGA
- a CDS encoding type 1 glutamine amidotransferase domain-containing protein, with protein sequence MSDNPTIAFLVASEGIEEAELTGPWQAVKEAGWEPRLLAPETGKVQAYNHLDKADTFEVDQAVSDAQASSYDALVLPGGVANGDQLRMHSDAVGFVREFMDSGKPVAAICHAIWSLVEADCVKGKRLTSWPSLQTDVRNAGGEWVDEEVVVDGNLVTSRKPDDIPAFNRELTRLVAG encoded by the coding sequence ATGAGCGACAACCCCACGATCGCGTTCCTGGTTGCGAGCGAGGGCATCGAGGAGGCCGAGCTGACCGGCCCCTGGCAGGCCGTCAAGGAGGCGGGCTGGGAGCCGCGGCTGCTAGCCCCCGAGACGGGCAAGGTCCAGGCCTACAACCACCTGGACAAGGCCGACACCTTCGAGGTCGACCAGGCCGTGTCCGACGCACAGGCTTCGTCGTACGACGCCTTGGTGCTGCCCGGCGGGGTCGCCAACGGCGACCAGCTGCGGATGCACTCGGACGCGGTCGGGTTCGTCCGCGAATTCATGGACTCCGGCAAGCCGGTCGCGGCGATCTGCCATGCGATCTGGTCACTGGTCGAGGCGGACTGCGTGAAGGGCAAGCGGCTGACGTCGTGGCCGAGCCTGCAGACCGACGTACGCAATGCGGGCGGGGAGTGGGTCGACGAGGAGGTCGTCGTGGACGGCAACCTGGTCACGAGCCGCAAGCCCGACGACATCCCGGCGTTCAACCGCGAGCTCACCAGGCTCGTCGCGGGCTAG
- a CDS encoding PLDc N-terminal domain-containing protein, whose translation MSTAKKRWSDLSPTARKAIIAGGAAELVLTSMALRDLSRRDGSSVRGPKPIWVLSFVVQPFGPLAYLGFGRR comes from the coding sequence ATGAGCACTGCGAAGAAGCGCTGGTCCGACCTGAGCCCCACCGCCCGCAAGGCGATCATCGCCGGCGGGGCGGCAGAGCTGGTCCTAACCTCGATGGCCCTGCGGGACCTCTCCCGTCGCGACGGCTCCAGCGTGCGCGGACCGAAGCCGATCTGGGTGCTGTCGTTCGTGGTGCAGCCGTTCGGGCCGCTTGCCTACCTGGGATTCGGTCGCCGCTGA
- a CDS encoding response regulator, translated as MTAQGAQIRVLVVEDEAVAAEAHATYLGRIEGFVVAGVARSGVDAMRLLGNDPAIDLVLLDMHLPDGHGLDLLRSMRAAGHLCDVIAVTSARDLEVVRSAVSQGVVQYLLKPFTFGGFRSKLEQYAAYRAQLVASDAEVVQDEVDQLLGMLRNAPGGAPLPKGMSADTLRLVTRAVRGAGLPRSASEIGKAVGASRVTARRYLEHLAESGLVERSVRYGGSGRPEVEYAWRSVE; from the coding sequence ATGACTGCCCAGGGCGCACAGATCAGGGTGCTCGTCGTGGAGGATGAGGCGGTCGCGGCCGAGGCGCACGCGACCTACCTCGGGAGGATCGAGGGCTTCGTTGTTGCTGGTGTCGCCCGCTCCGGTGTCGACGCGATGCGGCTGCTCGGCAACGACCCGGCCATCGACCTGGTGCTGCTCGACATGCACCTTCCCGACGGCCACGGGCTGGACCTGCTCCGCAGCATGCGCGCCGCCGGCCACCTGTGCGACGTCATCGCGGTGACGTCGGCGCGCGACCTCGAGGTGGTGCGGTCGGCGGTCTCGCAGGGCGTGGTGCAGTACCTGCTCAAGCCGTTCACGTTCGGCGGCTTCCGCTCGAAGCTCGAGCAGTACGCCGCCTACCGCGCCCAGCTGGTCGCCAGCGATGCCGAGGTGGTCCAGGACGAGGTCGACCAGCTGCTCGGCATGCTCCGCAACGCCCCCGGCGGGGCGCCGCTGCCGAAGGGCATGAGCGCGGACACCCTGCGGCTGGTCACGCGGGCCGTGCGCGGAGCCGGGTTGCCGAGGTCGGCGAGCGAGATCGGCAAGGCCGTGGGTGCGTCCAGGGTCACCGCGCGCCGCTACCTCGAGCACCTCGCCGAGTCCGGGCTGGTGGAGCGCAGCGTGCGTTACGGCGGCAGCGGTCGTCCCGAGGTCGAGTACGCCTGGCGTTCCGTGGAGTGA
- a CDS encoding sensor histidine kinase, which yields MARRSSPIARQVLLLQALVVLVVVVAAVVLAFVEARSSQLDSARLRSVDVAESVADAPTVLRALGRPDPSRTIQPYAERVRRDTGTDFVVVMALDRTRYSHPDPKRIGQHFIGDLGGAPQGRVFTEEHTGTLGPSMRAVVPVFDRSRVVALVSVGITLKKVDRALREQVIGIGLAGLVVLGLGAGGTWLIGRRLRRQTHGLGAAEITRMYEYYQSVLHAVREGLLLLDQEGRVVLANDEAVRLLALPAAAAGLRVDALGLPDRLSASLLAGTAGPDELHLVGDFVLVVNQARADAAGRGLGSVVTLRDHTELRAVSGELDTAKGLAESLRSQNHEAANRLHTVVSLIEMGRPEDALDFATAELRTAQLLTDHVVGAVQEPVVAALLLGKTAQAAERGVDLVLGPDSSVRGLPIEGRELVTLLGNLVDNALDAVAESSTRRVEVALHATDAQLDVRVEDSGPGLAEDAVARAFERGWSTKSGDPAMGRGLGLALVARTVRRHHGSVDVSRSALGGASFTVRIPAR from the coding sequence GTGGCGCGACGCTCGAGTCCGATCGCCCGACAGGTGCTGCTGCTCCAGGCCCTCGTCGTCCTCGTGGTCGTGGTCGCGGCCGTGGTGCTGGCGTTCGTCGAAGCCCGCAGCTCGCAGCTGGACAGTGCGCGGCTGCGGTCGGTGGACGTGGCGGAGTCGGTCGCGGACGCACCCACCGTCCTCCGTGCGCTCGGCCGGCCCGACCCGTCCCGCACCATCCAGCCGTACGCCGAGCGGGTACGACGCGACACCGGCACGGACTTCGTGGTGGTGATGGCCCTGGACCGGACCCGCTACTCCCATCCGGACCCGAAGCGGATCGGGCAGCACTTCATCGGCGATCTCGGCGGCGCACCACAAGGGCGGGTGTTCACCGAGGAGCACACCGGCACGCTGGGCCCGTCGATGCGCGCGGTGGTGCCCGTCTTCGACCGGTCACGGGTGGTCGCGCTGGTCTCGGTGGGGATCACGCTCAAGAAGGTCGACCGCGCCCTGCGTGAGCAGGTCATCGGCATCGGCTTGGCCGGACTCGTCGTACTCGGCCTGGGCGCTGGCGGCACCTGGCTGATCGGTCGACGACTGCGGCGACAGACCCATGGCCTCGGCGCCGCCGAGATCACCCGGATGTACGAGTACTACCAATCGGTTCTGCACGCGGTCCGCGAGGGCCTGCTCCTGCTCGACCAGGAAGGACGGGTGGTCCTCGCCAATGACGAGGCCGTCCGGCTGCTGGCGCTTCCGGCCGCTGCGGCCGGCCTGCGCGTCGACGCGCTCGGTCTGCCGGACCGGCTCAGTGCGTCACTGCTCGCGGGCACCGCCGGCCCGGACGAGCTCCACCTGGTGGGCGACTTCGTGCTGGTCGTCAACCAGGCCCGGGCGGACGCAGCCGGGCGCGGTCTCGGCTCGGTCGTCACGCTGCGCGACCACACCGAGCTGCGGGCCGTCTCGGGCGAGCTCGACACGGCCAAGGGCCTCGCCGAGAGCCTCCGGTCGCAGAACCACGAGGCCGCCAACCGATTGCACACGGTGGTGTCGCTGATCGAGATGGGACGGCCCGAGGACGCGCTGGACTTCGCCACCGCCGAGCTGCGCACCGCACAGCTGCTCACCGATCACGTGGTCGGTGCGGTTCAGGAGCCGGTGGTGGCCGCGCTGCTTCTCGGCAAGACCGCTCAGGCGGCCGAGCGTGGCGTCGATCTCGTGCTCGGCCCCGACTCCTCGGTGCGCGGCCTGCCGATCGAAGGGCGCGAGCTGGTCACCCTCCTCGGCAACCTGGTCGATAACGCCCTCGACGCGGTAGCCGAGAGCAGCACCCGTCGGGTCGAGGTGGCGCTCCATGCGACCGACGCCCAGCTCGACGTCCGGGTCGAGGACAGTGGGCCGGGCCTGGCCGAGGACGCGGTGGCCCGGGCCTTCGAGCGGGGCTGGAGCACCAAGAGCGGCGATCCGGCGATGGGTCGGGGGCTCGGCCTCGCCCTGGTCGCGAGGACCGTACGGCGCCACCACGGCAGCGTCGACGTCTCCCGATCTGCCCTCGGCGGCGCGTCGTTCACCGTCAGGATCCCGGCCCGATGA
- a CDS encoding cation:dicarboxylate symporter family transporter, with translation MTIGQIIDQSGQPLRKPARPPRDRSHHLYLAVVVAVVLGVIVGLAAPGVGTALAPLGTAFVGLIKMMISPVIFCTIVLGVGSVRSAAAVGKVGGLALGYFLVMSTGALAIGLVVGNVLHPGSGLHLTSEVAKAGAAQAGDAGSTTDFVLGIVPTSLFSALTDGEVLQTLLVALLAGFALQAMGRAGEPVLRGVEHLQRLVFRILAMIMWAAPIGAFGAIAAVVGETGIDALKSLAVVMLGFYITCALFVFGVLGAVLRLTTGVNVFRLLRYLAREFLLILSTSSSESALPRLIAKMEHAGVERTTVGVVVPAGYSFNLDGTAIYLTMASLFIATAMGTPLSIGAQISLLVFMVIASKGAAGVTGAGLATLAGGLASHAPSLLGGVGLIVGIDRFMSEARALTNFAGNAVATVVIGSWTGSLDKARLDLVLSGGDPFDEATMAPDDHVVAPAPAPASAPVPQPALG, from the coding sequence ATGACCATCGGCCAGATCATCGACCAGAGCGGACAGCCGCTCCGCAAGCCGGCGCGGCCTCCACGCGACCGTTCGCACCACCTCTACCTGGCGGTCGTCGTCGCCGTGGTCCTCGGCGTCATCGTCGGGCTGGCCGCACCCGGCGTCGGCACCGCCCTCGCGCCGCTCGGCACCGCCTTCGTAGGCCTGATCAAGATGATGATCTCGCCGGTGATCTTCTGCACCATCGTGCTCGGTGTCGGGTCGGTCCGCAGCGCCGCCGCGGTCGGCAAGGTCGGCGGCCTCGCCCTCGGCTACTTTCTCGTCATGTCGACCGGCGCCCTGGCCATCGGCCTGGTCGTCGGCAACGTCCTGCACCCGGGATCGGGCCTGCACCTGACCAGCGAGGTCGCCAAGGCCGGGGCCGCGCAGGCCGGTGACGCCGGCAGCACCACCGACTTCGTGCTCGGCATCGTGCCGACCAGCCTGTTCTCGGCGCTCACCGACGGCGAGGTGCTGCAGACCCTGCTGGTCGCCCTGTTGGCCGGCTTCGCCCTCCAAGCGATGGGACGTGCCGGCGAGCCGGTGCTGCGTGGCGTCGAGCACCTGCAACGACTGGTCTTCCGGATCCTCGCGATGATCATGTGGGCGGCCCCCATCGGGGCGTTCGGCGCGATCGCCGCGGTGGTCGGCGAGACCGGCATCGACGCCCTGAAGAGCCTGGCGGTCGTCATGCTCGGCTTCTACATCACCTGCGCATTGTTCGTCTTCGGCGTCCTCGGCGCGGTGCTGCGGCTGACCACCGGGGTCAATGTGTTCCGACTGCTGCGCTACCTGGCTCGTGAGTTCCTGCTGATCTTGTCGACGTCGTCGTCGGAGTCGGCGCTGCCTCGGCTGATCGCCAAGATGGAGCACGCAGGTGTCGAGCGCACCACGGTCGGCGTCGTCGTACCGGCCGGCTACTCGTTCAACCTGGACGGCACCGCGATCTACCTGACGATGGCCTCGCTCTTCATCGCCACAGCGATGGGCACCCCGCTCAGCATCGGTGCGCAGATCTCGCTGCTGGTGTTCATGGTGATCGCCTCGAAGGGTGCCGCGGGCGTCACCGGCGCCGGCCTGGCGACCCTGGCTGGTGGCCTGGCGTCGCACGCTCCGAGCCTGCTCGGTGGAGTCGGGCTGATCGTCGGCATCGACCGCTTCATGTCGGAGGCGCGGGCGTTGACCAACTTCGCCGGCAACGCGGTCGCCACCGTGGTGATCGGGTCCTGGACCGGCAGCCTCGACAAGGCCCGCCTGGACCTGGTGCTCAGTGGTGGTGATCCCTTCGACGAGGCGACCATGGCCCCCGACGACCACGTGGTCGCTCCGGCTCCGGCCCCCGCCTCTGCGCCGGTCCCGCAACCCGCGCTGGGCTGA
- a CDS encoding alpha/beta hydrolase, whose translation MSQPSPQPPRGTRSAVLTGVVVGALVFVVGLGGILTWQASNHGRDNSATLAPSPTAQGRPHRGPMPASDPSLASFYHQRLHWRSCGANQCARLKVPLDYAHPGRRTLELAVLRVPAGVPSQKVGDLVINNGGPGGSPVDYAQAAPTQFGARLLDRFAIVGMDPRGVGQSDPLECVGTHDLDEMLASDPDPDTEKERNRMDALIHRFGEGCLAHDAGLARHMSTVEVAKDTDILRAALGDPKLDYLGLSYGTFLGATYANLFPHHVGRMVLDGAIDPKLSNLQLSLAQAHGFEVALRAYVKSCVDQGGCILGNSVDQGTRRVRTLLDQIEAHPLPTGTSRPLTAGLAMMGVWMPLYVKSWWPELTVGLKQAIVDHRGSTLLQMADLYASRGPRSYTDNSMNALYDVNCLDHDDYIPTSQVPQYFKRFEKVSPTFGKAFAFSLSTCADWPVKSHKHTVALHAKGAPPILVVGTTRDPATPLAWARGLASELDSGVLVTRNGDGHTAYHQGNQCIDSTVEDFLISDKVPPNGKAC comes from the coding sequence ATGTCGCAGCCTTCCCCACAGCCGCCGCGCGGCACACGCAGCGCAGTCCTGACTGGCGTGGTCGTCGGCGCGCTGGTCTTCGTCGTCGGTCTCGGCGGGATCCTCACCTGGCAGGCGAGCAACCACGGCCGCGACAACAGCGCGACGCTGGCGCCGAGTCCGACGGCCCAGGGCCGCCCGCACCGCGGTCCGATGCCCGCGAGCGACCCATCGTTGGCGTCGTTCTACCACCAGAGGCTGCACTGGCGCAGTTGCGGCGCCAACCAGTGCGCGCGGCTGAAGGTGCCCCTCGACTACGCCCACCCCGGGCGTCGCACCCTCGAGCTCGCGGTCCTGCGCGTCCCCGCCGGGGTCCCCTCGCAGAAGGTCGGCGACTTGGTGATCAACAACGGCGGCCCAGGTGGTTCGCCGGTGGACTACGCCCAGGCAGCGCCCACCCAGTTCGGTGCCCGGCTGCTCGATCGGTTCGCGATCGTCGGGATGGACCCGAGGGGGGTCGGCCAGAGCGACCCGTTGGAGTGCGTCGGTACCCATGACCTCGACGAGATGCTTGCCTCGGACCCCGACCCGGATACCGAGAAGGAGCGCAACCGGATGGATGCGCTGATCCACCGGTTCGGCGAAGGGTGCCTCGCCCACGACGCGGGCCTGGCCCGGCACATGTCCACCGTGGAGGTGGCCAAGGACACCGACATCCTTCGGGCTGCCCTGGGCGATCCGAAGCTCGACTACCTCGGGCTGTCCTACGGAACGTTCCTGGGCGCTACCTACGCCAACCTGTTCCCGCACCATGTCGGCCGGATGGTGCTGGACGGCGCGATCGACCCGAAGCTGTCCAACCTGCAGCTCTCCCTTGCCCAGGCACACGGCTTCGAGGTTGCGCTGCGGGCCTACGTGAAGAGCTGCGTCGACCAGGGGGGCTGCATCCTCGGCAACTCCGTCGACCAGGGCACCCGCCGAGTGCGGACCCTTCTCGACCAGATCGAGGCGCACCCGCTGCCCACTGGCACCAGCCGCCCCTTGACCGCGGGGCTGGCGATGATGGGCGTCTGGATGCCGCTCTACGTCAAGTCGTGGTGGCCCGAGCTCACCGTGGGGCTGAAGCAGGCCATCGTCGACCACCGCGGCTCCACGCTGCTCCAGATGGCCGACCTCTACGCGTCCCGGGGGCCGCGCAGCTACACCGACAACTCGATGAACGCGCTGTACGACGTCAACTGCCTGGACCACGACGACTACATCCCGACCTCGCAGGTGCCGCAGTACTTCAAGCGCTTCGAGAAGGTCTCGCCCACCTTCGGCAAGGCCTTCGCCTTCAGCCTGTCCACCTGCGCCGACTGGCCGGTCAAGTCCCACAAGCACACCGTGGCCCTGCACGCGAAGGGTGCCCCACCGATCCTGGTGGTCGGCACGACCCGGGACCCGGCCACTCCGCTGGCGTGGGCAAGGGGGCTCGCCTCCGAGCTCGACTCCGGGGTGCTGGTCACACGCAATGGGGACGGCCACACGGCCTACCACCAGGGGAACCAGTGCATCGACTCCACCGTCGAGGACTTCTTGATCTCCGACAAGGTGCCCCCGAACGGCAAGGCCTGCTGA
- a CDS encoding DNA polymerase III subunit delta', with product MSAATGSVWDQLVGQQHVVPRLRAAAGDRATGMTHAWLFTGPPGSGRSNAALAFAAALQCEQGGCGHCPSCHQVAIGAHPDVGVTRTEKLSIGVDEVRQLVRSAALTPVGRRWQILVVEDADRLTDQAANALLKAIEEPNDRTVWLLCAPTVEDVLPTIRSRTRLVVLSTPSVEDVADFLVRVEGVGAEEASYAARASQGHIGRARALARDDDTRQRRQEVVAIPARLDSLGACMAAADRLHELAKQEAGALTVAADERERVDLDRSYGVVERGRRPREYAPALRDLEKGQKTRAKRRVLDVVDRSLMDVVSVYRDVLTLQLGSPSALVNAEQRADLDALAADSGPEAHLRRIDAVFEAREQMLEFNVPPLLALESMMVGLRLTGRSGG from the coding sequence ATGAGCGCGGCCACCGGATCGGTCTGGGACCAGCTCGTCGGCCAGCAGCACGTCGTACCCCGACTCCGGGCGGCCGCCGGTGATCGTGCGACAGGCATGACCCACGCCTGGCTGTTCACCGGGCCACCGGGCTCGGGACGGTCGAACGCTGCGCTCGCCTTCGCGGCCGCGCTGCAGTGCGAGCAGGGCGGCTGCGGACACTGCCCTTCCTGCCATCAGGTTGCGATCGGCGCGCATCCCGACGTCGGAGTGACCCGCACCGAGAAGCTCTCGATCGGCGTCGACGAGGTGCGCCAACTCGTCCGCAGCGCGGCGCTGACCCCGGTCGGCCGGCGTTGGCAGATCCTGGTCGTCGAGGACGCCGACCGGCTCACCGACCAAGCCGCCAACGCGCTGCTGAAGGCGATCGAGGAGCCCAACGACCGCACCGTGTGGCTGCTCTGCGCCCCCACGGTCGAGGACGTGCTTCCCACGATCCGCTCGCGCACGAGGCTGGTCGTGCTCTCGACGCCCTCGGTCGAGGACGTTGCCGACTTCCTGGTCCGCGTCGAGGGCGTCGGCGCGGAGGAGGCGTCGTACGCCGCGCGAGCCAGTCAGGGGCACATCGGCCGTGCCCGGGCCCTGGCCCGGGACGACGACACCCGGCAGCGGCGGCAGGAGGTGGTGGCCATCCCTGCCCGACTCGACTCGCTGGGCGCCTGCATGGCCGCCGCCGATCGACTGCACGAGCTGGCCAAGCAGGAGGCAGGCGCGCTGACGGTGGCCGCCGACGAGCGCGAGCGGGTCGACCTCGACCGGTCCTACGGGGTGGTGGAGCGAGGACGTCGGCCGCGCGAGTACGCCCCCGCCCTGCGGGATCTCGAGAAGGGACAGAAGACCCGGGCCAAGCGCCGGGTCCTCGACGTGGTCGACCGCAGCCTGATGGACGTGGTGTCGGTCTACCGCGACGTGCTCACCCTCCAGCTCGGGTCGCCCAGCGCGCTGGTCAACGCCGAGCAGCGCGCGGACCTGGACGCGCTCGCAGCGGACTCGGGCCCGGAGGCGCACCTGCGTCGCATCGATGCGGTCTTCGAGGCCCGTGAGCAGATGCTCGAGTTCAACGTGCCGCCGCTGCTGGCCTTGGAGTCGATGATGGTGGGGCTCCGACTCACCGGCCGATCCGGCGGCTGA
- the tmk gene encoding dTMP kinase produces MSDWPGVYAETGLFLCLEGGEGAGKSTQAGLLRQWLSETGHDVVLTHEPGDTPVGRQVREILLDPATGALAPRAEALLYAADKAEHLDKVVWPALRRGAVVVTDRYVDSTLAYQGAGRDLPQDELEDVVRWATGDLRPHLTVLLDLEPESGLGRFAERDRIEGESVAFHRRVRERFLALATPDRHLVVDARLAPDEIAAQVRSRVEGLLG; encoded by the coding sequence GTGAGCGACTGGCCCGGGGTGTACGCCGAGACCGGGCTGTTCCTGTGCCTCGAGGGCGGCGAGGGGGCCGGCAAGTCGACCCAGGCGGGGCTGCTCCGGCAATGGCTCTCCGAGACCGGTCACGACGTGGTGCTGACCCACGAGCCGGGGGACACCCCGGTCGGTCGACAGGTCCGCGAGATCCTGCTCGACCCGGCGACAGGAGCGCTGGCCCCCCGCGCCGAGGCGTTGCTCTACGCCGCGGACAAGGCCGAGCACCTCGACAAGGTCGTCTGGCCGGCGCTGCGACGCGGCGCCGTCGTCGTGACCGACAGGTACGTCGACTCCACGCTGGCCTACCAGGGGGCCGGGCGTGACCTTCCGCAGGACGAGCTCGAGGACGTGGTCCGGTGGGCGACGGGAGACTTGCGGCCGCATCTGACCGTGCTGCTCGACCTCGAGCCCGAGTCCGGGCTGGGCCGCTTCGCCGAGCGCGACCGGATCGAGGGCGAGTCCGTGGCGTTCCACCGGCGGGTGCGCGAGCGCTTCCTCGCCCTCGCCACGCCCGATCGTCACCTGGTCGTGGACGCACGACTGGCCCCCGACGAGATCGCCGCACAGGTGCGGTCCCGCGTCGAGGGGCTCCTCGGATGA